In the Zingiber officinale cultivar Zhangliang chromosome 5A, Zo_v1.1, whole genome shotgun sequence genome, tatctgatcggtctcgtgaccgatcagtaaccacacagaagcattctgtgggttatctgatcggtctacagaccgatcagaaggaagtGATGGTTTCTGAAAAACTatgggggatcggtctgtggaccgatccacccataggctgatcggtccacagaccgatcagaaacatcccagatcgatcaggatatgtcctgatcggtccggaaggctatggatcggtctgatgaccgatccacaacgatgtcgtttgtcttctgctgtttctctgcgatttttgattcactgatcaaatcatctgctgtgagatttttaagttacaggttgaaggtgtcgtgccaatggttaatttcaaattaagctccatcagaagaataagaccaattGATCTTTCCACTGTGTTTCGCTGCGAATGGTGcatttggagcatcaacgttcactggctgcgatcagtggctacagcttgactcttgcttattggttcgagctcagagacaccagtgaagaccatggagggtattggtgtgagttcagagaaccatcTGCGGAAGTGCGGACCACGCTCAGGATACTTGCTCCCTGGGGCCAATGCAGGCACAGATAAACTAGCTTGAGCAATGCGATGCAATAGCAGGCTACAATCAGAGGCAAAacaatccgtactccaacacatacaaccctggatggaggaaCCATCCCAACTTTTCATACAGAAATAATCAGGACCAGGGGTCGGCACCTCAGACCTACCAACATGGACAGCAGGCTCATCAACAGCGGCAACCTACATAGTTGTCTaggattgaaaagatgcttgaggaagctctctcagagcaaaaggaGATGAGGAGCGAGATCAAGCAACTGACTCAGAGGCTGGAGAACTCAGAAAAACACCAGaagatgcaagacagccagaTAGCCCAGATAGCTCAGTCCGTCTCAAGAGCACAGGGTACATTCCCAGGGAAATTGGATTTAAATCCGGTGGCACATTACAATCGCATTGAGCTACGGAGCGGACGTACTGTGGGAACCCTCAAATCATCACTCAGATGGAGGTTGACTCAGAAAAGGAACTCACTCTCCTAATGCCCAATCAGACTCAAAGCAGGGATAGAGAAGAGGGTACTAAAAAGATTGGAGAAGCTTGTCAGACTACCCCACAGAATCAGATGATCCCGTTTCCTCAGAAGCTTATAGcatcccaaaaggatgaagaatttcacCGATTTCTGAAAAAGGTTAAAGAGATTTGCGTTGGGGTACCATTGTTAGATGCGCTGCACCAGATGCTAAAGTTCGcaaaatttttaaagggaatCTTATCCAATAGAAGGCAAAAAGGCGACTTCGAGACCATAGCATTGACAGAGGGCTGCAGTGCTCTTTTAATAGTGAATTCCCCACTGAAACTTCAGGATCCAGGAAGTTTCTCCATATCGTGCAAAATTAGCTCTAAACTCATACCGAGAGCCTTCTGCGATTTGAGAGCTAGTGTCAGCCTACTCCCGTACTCTCTGTGTAAGAAATTGGGACTCCAGAgcattaaactgactactatggcACTGTAGTTGGCtaaccattcatgtagatacccaatgggtaTAGTGGATGACGTGCCAGTAGAAGTGGGGGGTTGTGTCATCCCCATGGACTTCATCATTATGGATATGAAGGAGGACCCCAAAATCCCGATCAttcttggaagaccattcctcgCTATGGCAGGAGCCCTCATCGATGTGAAGAATCACAAGCTATCATTGGAGATCGGTAAAGAAAGAATTGAATTTGATTTGTCCAACCCTTCTAACTGCGTCTCCTTTTCCTAGGGAAATCCTAGTAGGATAGACGCACGCGGGGTCGAGG is a window encoding:
- the LOC121979471 gene encoding uncharacterized protein LOC121979471, producing the protein MPNQTQSRDREEGTKKIGEACQTTPQNQMIPFPQKLIASQKDEEFHRFLKKVKEICVGVPLLDALHQMLKFAKFLKGILSNRRQKGDFETIALTEGCSALLIVNSPLKLQDPGSFSISCKISSKLIPRAFCDLRASVSLLPYPMGIVDDVPVEVGGCVIPMDFIIMDMKEDPKIPIILGRPFLAMAGALIDVKNHKLSLEIGKERIEFDLSNPSNCVSFS